In Aegilops tauschii subsp. strangulata cultivar AL8/78 chromosome 3, Aet v6.0, whole genome shotgun sequence, one genomic interval encodes:
- the LOC120976722 gene encoding uncharacterized protein, with product MEGHGHFGSKKSAEVDELSECDFGLPKYKFDAQFNGVEQNAEKCGHVISPARRVATEGNNRRFLGCPYEWIDPEWKGREKIVIFYLARKNKELENQVEEREAEKQSMRAKHKVEKKMLARIHRERQELG from the exons ATGGAAGGCCACGGCCATTTTGGATCAAAGAAAAGCGCTGAG GTAGATGAGCTCTCAGAATGTGATTTTGGGCTGCCGAAATACAAGTTTGATGCCCAGTTTAATGGGGTGGAGCAGAATGCTGAGAAGTGCGGCCATGTAATAAGTCCAGCTCGTCGTGTGGCAACAGAAGGGAACAATAGAAGATTTTTGGGATGCCCATATGAG TGGATTGATCCAGAATGGAAGGGAAGGGAAAAGATTGTAATTTTTTATCTGGCTCGGAAGAACAAGGAGTTGGAGAATCAAGTTGAGGAGAGGGAAGCAGAGAAGCAGTCCATGAGGGCGAAGCACAAGGTGGAAAAGAAGATGCTAGCAAGGATTCACAGGGAGCGACAAGAATTAGGATGA
- the LOC109782159 gene encoding uncharacterized protein isoform X2 encodes MTYMDYMVDWFDNCQSDTWSMLWINDFLVQLGYDNEVSKIDVYWSQPGKSFGEGPKLMTCDVDIVLMIVATIEHNNLVLVVDHGDTLQSLTKDDVLIHGVPNLPKVITPTKLRHGKQNVSYSEKQPSTTKKLSSPVKRFMPFGEGPSSGNAAEEEDEDFDISDNGESSSSKGNGEDVEAETDEDFYESDYEIAAGDDDLFDANVDKDVDDHREKENVQDFEGELPEDALEDSHLNLSKEEKEKLKHKFSTFNPSTDLNAPVFKLGMVFGDMKELRHALVAYSVRNRVKVNKRRNTSKLLEAVCKPGCTWYLKAGHDNRPSSIQIKKYTDKHTCTKAWDLRVLTAPFLTHKFKNEFRDNEKMPLRKFSEKVEQEFNLVAKRTKLGRARRAAVKQIRGEETKDHFSTLYWSYDACKRGFLKACRPIIFLDGCHIKTRYKGNLLTAVGIDPNDCIFPIAFGLCEVESTHSWEWFLTSLKDDLNISNSTPYTLMSDKQKLDPQMRWPTREA; translated from the exons ATGACATACATGGATTATATGGTTGACTGGTTTGATAATTGTCAGAGTGACACTTGGTCAATGCTGTGGATAAATGATTTTCTTGTACAACTAGGATATGACAATGAAGTGTCCAAGATTGATGTGTATTGGTCCCAACCAGGAAAATCATTTGGTGAGGGCCCGAAGCTTATGACATGTGATGTAGACATTGTTCTTATGATAGTTGcaacaattgagcacaataaCCTGGTACTGGTTGTAGACCATGGTGACACACTTCAGTCACTAACCAAAGATGATGTGCTGATACATGGAGTGCCTAATTTGCCAAAGGTTATAACTCCAACAAAACTAAGGCATGGTAAACAAAATGTCAGCTATTCAGAGAAACAACCCAGTACAACAAAGAAGCTTTCAAGCCCAGTAAAGAGGTTTATGCCATTTGGAGAAGGACCTAGTTCTGGTAATGCAGCCGAAGAAGAGGACGAAGATTTTGACATTAGTGACAATGGTGAAAGCAGTAGTTCAAAGGGAAATGGAGAGGATGTAGAGGCTGAGACAGATGAGGATTTCTATGAGAGTGATTATGAAATAGCAGCAGGTGACGATGATCTCTTTGATGCCAATGTGGACAAAGATGTTGATGATCACAGAGAGAAAGAAAATGTGCAGGACTTTGAAGGAGAACTTCCAGAAGATGCATTAGAGGATAGTCATTTGAACTTGTCAAAAGAAGAGAAAGAGAAGCTGAAACACAAATTCAGCACTTTTAACCCAAGCACTGATCTCAATGCACCTGTTTTCAAGCTTGGGATGGTCTTTGGAGATATGAAAGAGTTGAGGCATGCTCTCGTTGCATATAGTGTCAGAAATAGAGTGAAGGTGAACAAGCGTAGGAATACTTCAAAGTTGTTAGAGGCTGTATGCAAGCCAGGTTGTACTTGGTACTTGAAGGCAGGACATGATAATAGGCCAAGTAGCATTCAAATAAAAAAGTACACCGACAAGCATACATGCACCAAAGCTTGGGACCTGAGAGTTCTTACTGCACCTTTTCTTACTCACAAGTTCAAGAATGAATTCAGAGACAATGAGAAGATGCCTCTGAGGAAATTTTCAGAGAAAGTTGAGCAAGAATTTAACTTGGTTGCAAAGAGGACCAAGTTGGGAAGGGCAAGAAGGGCAGCAGTCAAACAGATTAGGGGAGAAGAGACAAAGGACCACTTCTCGACATTATATTGGTCTTATGATGCATGTAAGAGGGGGTTTCTTAAGGCTTGTAGGCCAATCATTTTCCTTGATGGGTGCCACATTAAAACAAGATACAAGGGGAATTTGCTGACAGCAGTAGGAATTGACCCAAATGACTGCATATTTCCTATTGCATTTGGCCTATGTGAAGTGGAGTCAACACATAGCTGGGAGTGGTTCTTAACTTCATTGAAGGATGATCTCAACATAAGCAACAGTACGCCATATACACTTATGAGTGACAAGCAGAAG CTAGATCCCCAAATGAGATGGCCTACACGAGAAGCATGA
- the LOC109782159 gene encoding uncharacterized protein isoform X1, which produces MTYMDYMVDWFDNCQSDTWSMLWINDFLVQLGYDNEVSKIDVYWSQPGKSFGEGPKLMTCDVDIVLMIVATIEHNNLVLVVDHGDTLQSLTKDDVLIHGVPNLPKVITPTKLRHGKQNVSYSEKQPSTTKKLSSPVKRFMPFGEGPSSGNAAEEEDEDFDISDNGESSSSKGNGEDVEAETDEDFYESDYEIAAGDDDLFDANVDKDVDDHREKENVQDFEGELPEDALEDSHLNLSKEEKEKLKHKFSTFNPSTDLNAPVFKLGMVFGDMKELRHALVAYSVRNRVKVNKRRNTSKLLEAVCKPGCTWYLKAGHDNRPSSIQIKKYTDKHTCTKAWDLRVLTAPFLTHKFKNEFRDNEKMPLRKFSEKVEQEFNLVAKRTKLGRARRAAVKQIRGEETKDHFSTLYWSYDACKRGFLKACRPIIFLDGCHIKTRYKGNLLTAVGIDPNDCIFPIAFGLCEVESTHSWEWFLTSLKDDLNISNSTPYTLMSDKQKVGTLPSILCYCLLLVYANTPYTLIQNIEIALGIFTKTFTKFTRVSN; this is translated from the coding sequence ATGACATACATGGATTATATGGTTGACTGGTTTGATAATTGTCAGAGTGACACTTGGTCAATGCTGTGGATAAATGATTTTCTTGTACAACTAGGATATGACAATGAAGTGTCCAAGATTGATGTGTATTGGTCCCAACCAGGAAAATCATTTGGTGAGGGCCCGAAGCTTATGACATGTGATGTAGACATTGTTCTTATGATAGTTGcaacaattgagcacaataaCCTGGTACTGGTTGTAGACCATGGTGACACACTTCAGTCACTAACCAAAGATGATGTGCTGATACATGGAGTGCCTAATTTGCCAAAGGTTATAACTCCAACAAAACTAAGGCATGGTAAACAAAATGTCAGCTATTCAGAGAAACAACCCAGTACAACAAAGAAGCTTTCAAGCCCAGTAAAGAGGTTTATGCCATTTGGAGAAGGACCTAGTTCTGGTAATGCAGCCGAAGAAGAGGACGAAGATTTTGACATTAGTGACAATGGTGAAAGCAGTAGTTCAAAGGGAAATGGAGAGGATGTAGAGGCTGAGACAGATGAGGATTTCTATGAGAGTGATTATGAAATAGCAGCAGGTGACGATGATCTCTTTGATGCCAATGTGGACAAAGATGTTGATGATCACAGAGAGAAAGAAAATGTGCAGGACTTTGAAGGAGAACTTCCAGAAGATGCATTAGAGGATAGTCATTTGAACTTGTCAAAAGAAGAGAAAGAGAAGCTGAAACACAAATTCAGCACTTTTAACCCAAGCACTGATCTCAATGCACCTGTTTTCAAGCTTGGGATGGTCTTTGGAGATATGAAAGAGTTGAGGCATGCTCTCGTTGCATATAGTGTCAGAAATAGAGTGAAGGTGAACAAGCGTAGGAATACTTCAAAGTTGTTAGAGGCTGTATGCAAGCCAGGTTGTACTTGGTACTTGAAGGCAGGACATGATAATAGGCCAAGTAGCATTCAAATAAAAAAGTACACCGACAAGCATACATGCACCAAAGCTTGGGACCTGAGAGTTCTTACTGCACCTTTTCTTACTCACAAGTTCAAGAATGAATTCAGAGACAATGAGAAGATGCCTCTGAGGAAATTTTCAGAGAAAGTTGAGCAAGAATTTAACTTGGTTGCAAAGAGGACCAAGTTGGGAAGGGCAAGAAGGGCAGCAGTCAAACAGATTAGGGGAGAAGAGACAAAGGACCACTTCTCGACATTATATTGGTCTTATGATGCATGTAAGAGGGGGTTTCTTAAGGCTTGTAGGCCAATCATTTTCCTTGATGGGTGCCACATTAAAACAAGATACAAGGGGAATTTGCTGACAGCAGTAGGAATTGACCCAAATGACTGCATATTTCCTATTGCATTTGGCCTATGTGAAGTGGAGTCAACACATAGCTGGGAGTGGTTCTTAACTTCATTGAAGGATGATCTCAACATAAGCAACAGTACGCCATATACACTTATGAGTGACAAGCAGAAGGTGGGCACACTTCCTTCCATTTTATGTTATTGTTTGTTGTTAGTTTATGCTAATACACCATATACACTTATTCAGAACATAGAAATTGCGTTAGGCATATTTACCAAAACTTTCACAAAGTTCACAAGGGTGAGCAACTGA